The following proteins come from a genomic window of Terriglobia bacterium:
- a CDS encoding acetyl-CoA carboxylase biotin carboxyl carrier protein subunit, with protein MVYEISIDGKPHKLELEREGNRWTCHLDGETIRADAVLPKHDVVSIIIAGTHYEVKRERTATDVHYWVKNSRFAVEVRDPRSLRSRKAAAASGEGPQKLLAPMPGKVVRVILAAGSEVEAGQAVLVVEAMKMQNELKSPKKGTVKQVMVAEGASVTAGEVLAIVE; from the coding sequence GTGGTTTACGAGATCTCCATCGACGGCAAGCCCCATAAGCTCGAACTCGAGCGCGAGGGCAATCGCTGGACCTGCCACCTGGACGGCGAGACCATCCGGGCCGACGCCGTCCTGCCCAAGCACGACGTCGTTTCCATCATCATCGCCGGCACGCACTACGAGGTGAAGCGCGAGCGCACTGCCACCGACGTGCATTACTGGGTCAAGAATTCCCGCTTCGCCGTCGAAGTCCGCGATCCGCGCTCGCTGCGCAGCCGCAAAGCCGCCGCCGCCTCGGGTGAAGGCCCGCAAAAGCTGCTCGCGCCCATGCCGGGAAAAGTCGTGCGCGTCATTCTCGCGGCCGGCAGCGAGGTCGAGGCCGGCCAAGCCGTGCTCGTCGTCGAAGCCATGAAGATGCAGAACGAACTCAAGTCACCCAAGAAGGGTACCGTCAAGCAGGTGATGGTCGCCGAAGGCGCCTCCGTCACCGCCGGCGAAGTCCTCGCCATCGTGGAATAG
- a CDS encoding thymidine kinase, translating into MNFAKGSLGWIEVVCGPMFSGKSEELIRRLRRAEIARQRVQIFKPAFDDRYSNDHIVSHSELKIRSVPVKDAAQLESRLDLRTEVIGIDEAQFLGAELVEVVVRLADMGKRIVIAGLDTDYLGRPFHPMPELLAVADEITKTLAICMQCGNPAKHTQRLVASEDLIVVGAAGMYEARCRRCFEPNLARQEVERAAAKA; encoded by the coding sequence ATGAATTTCGCCAAGGGCAGTCTGGGCTGGATTGAAGTGGTTTGCGGGCCGATGTTCAGCGGCAAGAGCGAGGAACTGATCCGCCGCCTGCGCCGCGCCGAGATCGCGCGCCAGCGCGTGCAGATTTTCAAGCCCGCGTTCGACGACCGCTATTCTAACGACCACATCGTCTCCCACAGCGAGCTGAAAATCCGCTCCGTGCCGGTGAAAGACGCTGCCCAGCTTGAATCCCGTCTCGACCTGCGCACCGAGGTCATCGGCATTGACGAAGCGCAATTCCTCGGCGCCGAACTGGTGGAGGTCGTCGTCCGCCTCGCCGACATGGGCAAGCGCATCGTCATCGCCGGCCTCGACACCGACTACCTCGGCCGCCCCTTCCACCCCATGCCCGAGCTGCTCGCCGTCGCCGATGAGATCACCAAGACCCTCGCCATCTGCATGCAGTGCGGCAATCCCGCCAAGCATACCCAGCGGCTGGTCGCCAGCGAAGATCTGATCGTGGTGGGTGCGGCCGGCATGTACGAAGCCCGCTGCCGCCGCTGCTTCGAACCCAATCTCGCCAGGCAGGAAGTCGAGCGCGCCGCGGCAAAGGCCTGA
- the accC gene encoding acetyl-CoA carboxylase biotin carboxylase subunit — protein sequence MFKKILIANRGEIAVRVLRACREMGIRSVAVFSEVDRASLHVRKADEAYHIGPATASESYLNIDKILDVARRSGAEAIHPGYGFLSENARFAQACSDAGIKFIGPTAASMEAMGSKTRARQAMEKAGVPFVPGSSRGLDFGETHKVAENIGYPVMLKAAAGGGGKGMRLVRSAAELRSAFDGATSEAKRSFGDDEVYVEKYIENPRHIEMQILADEHGHTVYLGERECSVQRRHQKVLEECPSPIVPPEMRRNMGEIAVRVAHAAGYTNAGTVEFLVDQQRNFYFLEMNTRLQVEHPVTELVTGLDLVHLQIRIAAGQPLPFRQEDIVLRGHAIECRIYAEDPDNNYFPSPGLISLLEIPAGPGIRRDTGIYEGWMVPIEYDPLLAKLVGYGADREQAIHRLQRALYEYVVAGIKTNITLFQRILMDPDFRAGKLDTGFLDRLLSKPAPPPGLDDGVDRTAERERVAALAAGIFAAVESAAPKPANGAAANGTAPTKTSAWKQAARVEALRNV from the coding sequence ATGTTCAAGAAGATCCTGATCGCCAATCGCGGCGAGATCGCCGTGCGCGTCCTCCGCGCCTGCCGCGAGATGGGCATCCGCTCCGTCGCCGTCTTCTCCGAGGTCGACCGCGCCTCCCTCCACGTGCGCAAGGCCGACGAGGCCTACCACATCGGCCCCGCCACCGCCAGCGAGTCCTACCTGAACATCGACAAGATCCTCGACGTCGCCCGCCGCAGTGGCGCCGAAGCCATCCATCCCGGTTACGGCTTCCTCTCCGAAAACGCGCGCTTCGCCCAGGCCTGCTCGGATGCCGGCATCAAGTTCATCGGCCCGACCGCCGCCTCCATGGAAGCCATGGGCTCCAAGACGCGCGCCCGCCAGGCCATGGAAAAAGCCGGCGTGCCCTTCGTCCCCGGCTCCTCGCGCGGCCTCGACTTCGGCGAGACCCACAAGGTGGCCGAAAACATCGGCTATCCTGTGATGCTGAAAGCGGCGGCCGGCGGCGGCGGCAAGGGCATGCGCCTGGTGCGCTCCGCCGCCGAACTGCGCTCCGCCTTCGATGGTGCCACCAGCGAGGCCAAGCGCTCCTTCGGCGATGACGAGGTCTACGTCGAGAAGTACATCGAGAACCCGCGCCACATCGAAATGCAAATCCTCGCCGACGAGCACGGGCACACCGTCTATCTCGGCGAGCGCGAATGTTCCGTGCAGCGCCGCCACCAGAAGGTGCTGGAAGAATGCCCTTCCCCCATCGTGCCTCCGGAAATGCGCCGCAACATGGGAGAGATTGCGGTGCGCGTCGCCCATGCCGCCGGCTACACCAACGCCGGCACCGTGGAATTCCTGGTTGACCAGCAGCGCAATTTCTATTTTCTCGAGATGAACACGCGCCTGCAGGTCGAGCACCCCGTCACGGAACTGGTCACTGGCCTCGACCTCGTTCACCTGCAAATCCGCATCGCCGCCGGACAACCGCTGCCCTTCCGGCAGGAAGACATCGTGCTGCGCGGCCACGCCATCGAGTGCCGCATCTACGCCGAGGATCCGGACAACAATTATTTTCCCAGCCCCGGGCTCATTTCGCTGCTGGAAATTCCCGCCGGACCCGGCATCCGCCGCGATACCGGAATTTACGAGGGCTGGATGGTGCCCATCGAATACGATCCGCTGCTCGCCAAGCTCGTCGGCTACGGCGCCGACCGCGAGCAGGCCATCCACCGCCTGCAACGCGCCCTCTACGAATACGTGGTCGCCGGCATCAAGACCAACATCACGCTCTTCCAGCGTATCCTGATGGACCCGGATTTCCGCGCCGGCAAGCTCGACACCGGATTTCTGGATCGCCTGCTCAGCAAGCCCGCGCCGCCGCCAGGCCTCGACGATGGCGTGGACCGCACCGCCGAGCGCGAGCGCGTCGCCGCCCTCGCCGCGGGAATCTTCGCTGCCGTGGAAAGCGCCGCCCCAAAACCTGCCAACGGCGCCGCCGCGAACGGCACGGCTCCGACGAAGACTTCGGCATGGAAACAAGCGGCGCGGGTCGAGGCACTGCGTAACGTCTGA
- a CDS encoding PilZ domain-containing protein, with product MGIQVVFPQDGFATIRRWPRYKIDVPVRLIAQRPTKVAIAHGRGKELNFGGMAVFAGIEVSLHEQVAVEFTPPYAGQPIRVRGFVRNRSGYTYGIEFITENDTDYRSVGHLETILQTLGTIP from the coding sequence ATGGGCATCCAAGTCGTCTTTCCTCAAGACGGTTTTGCGACCATCCGCCGATGGCCGCGTTACAAAATCGATGTGCCGGTTCGGCTGATCGCGCAGCGACCAACAAAAGTTGCCATCGCGCACGGTCGCGGCAAAGAACTAAATTTCGGTGGGATGGCGGTCTTTGCCGGAATTGAAGTGTCTCTCCACGAGCAAGTCGCGGTTGAGTTCACGCCTCCCTATGCTGGGCAGCCCATCAGGGTCAGGGGATTTGTCCGCAACCGTTCTGGCTACACGTACGGGATCGAATTCATCACCGAGAACGACACCGACTACAGAAGCGTGGGGCACCTCGAGACCATTCTCCAGACTCTGGGCACGATTCCGTAA